A genomic window from Ananas comosus cultivar F153 linkage group 22, ASM154086v1, whole genome shotgun sequence includes:
- the LOC109727076 gene encoding protein BRICK1, producing MARAGGITNPVNVGIAVQADWENREFISNISLNVRRLFDFLLHFEATTKSKLASLNEKLDVLERRLEVLEVQVSSATTNPSVFT from the exons ATGGCGCGTGCGGGGGGGATAACGAACCCGGTGAACGTGGGGATCGCCGTGCAAGCGGATTGGGAGAACCGCGAGTTCATCTCCAACATCTCCCTCAACGTTCGCCGCCTCTTCGACTTCCTCCTCCACTTCG AGGCCACGACAAAGAGCAAATTGGCGTCTCTAAACGAGAAGCTCGACGTCCTAGAGCGGCGGCTCGAGGTGCTCGAAGTCCAAGTGAGCAGCGCGACGACCAACCCCTCTGTTTTCACATAA
- the LOC109727321 gene encoding uncharacterized protein LOC109727321 isoform X1: MKFGIRDRYHCTRGGAHPDPNANHISEHFVSPTLPLLLNHKKTRPDLIAEYKQGPSYLSPLSLCNWETLNFSPSPLYALRETMTSLVSSHRQNLPLQIHESLIRTRSNKAQCVGCSNIKYHVGGFLFAKSRQLVSFRGRTERRRLVCARAVSDDAELNDDEDEGQEKGSEKEEMNLGLSREDLERIVGTDDSTFSGIDLATLIRKKYGRSYDVQLIKKEFLGRSLLAMNVMWKYMEQRSFPLTEEEYLLRLDDVANMLKCWGAVSHVRNSLAKLKERPRIGKAVSIFIDMDESGGRSSEWIYK; encoded by the exons ATGAAATTTGGTATTCGAGATAGGTATCACTGTACTAGGGGTGGGGCGCACCCCGACCCAAATGCCAACCACATTTCCGAGCACTTTGTTTCTCCaactctccccctcctcctcaaTCACAAAAAAACTCGCCCCGATTTAATCGCCGAGTACAAACAAGGCCCTTCTTAtttatctcctctctctctatgtaatTGGGAAACCCTAAATTTCTCTCCCTCCCCTTTATATGCTCTCCGAGAG ACAATGACAAGTCTTGTATCGAGCCACCGCCAGAATTTACCATTGCAAATTCACGAGAGTTTGATACGGACGAGATCGAATAAAGCACAGTGCGTCGGATGTTCAAATATAAAGTATCATGTGGGAGGATTCTTGTTTGCTAAAAGTCGACAACTCGTGAGTTTCCGTGGAAGGACAGAACGTCGAAGATTGGTCTGTGCTAGAGCTGTCAGTGATGATGCCGAATTGAACGATGATGAAGATGAAGGCCAAGAAAAAGGAAGCGAAAAAGAAGAG ATGAATCTTGGGTTATCCCGCGAAGACTTGGAGAGGATTGTTGGGACGGATGATTCAACCTTTAGCGGCATAGATCTTGCAACTCTTATCAGGAAAAAGTACGGTAGATCGTATGACGTCCAGCTTATAAAGAAG GAATTCCTGGGGAGAAGTCTTCTGGCAATGAATGTCATGTGGAAGTACATGGAGCAA AGATCCTTCCCCTTGACTGAAGAGGAGTACCTCTTAAGGCTTGATGATGTGGCTAACATGCTGAAATGCTGGGGAGCTGTCTCGCATGTTAGAAATAGCCTAGCTAAGTTGAAGGAACGGCCTCGAATAGGAAAA GCAGTGAGCATTTTCATAGACATGGATGAGTCGGGCGGCCGTTCCAGCGAATGGATCTACAAATGa
- the LOC109727412 gene encoding uncharacterized protein LOC109727412 isoform X1 has translation MALRGAIFLRPQPHPPPLPSPSPYARRFRRSLVVVVAAAAASRRRRPQNADGEFFVDHRCIDCDTCRWMAPEVFARVDGKSAVTKQPSSEDEMIKALQALLSCPTNSIHNERPTKKILEVHKMFPLPIDETVLPGVYHCGYHSEKSYGATSYLITHPEGNILVDCPRYKEKLVRNIEMLGGARYMFLTHKDDVGDHEKWSKRLKCERILHSGDVEASTADVEMKLHGEGPWSIGNDFELVHTPGHTKGSVCLYYKPLKVLFTGDHLAKSEESDDLVIFPIYNRHSVSLQLDSVKKLINLNFEWILPGHGRRIRFKDNQEKNSALEACLDKQLLYA, from the exons ATGGCATTGAGAGGCGCCATTTTTCTCCGCCCACAACCtcaccctcctcctctcccctctccctctccctacGCCCGTCGCTTCCGCCGctccctcgtcgtcgtcgtcgctgccgccgccgcgagTCGTCGGCGGCGCCCGCAAAACGCCGATGGCGAGTTCTTCGTCG ATCACCGGTGCATCGATTGCGATACGTGCCGTTGGATGGCTCCG GAAGTGTTCGCCAGGGTTGATGGAAAATCTGCAGTAACGAAGCAGCCGAGTTCGGAGGATGAAATGATCAAAGCCTTGCAG GCGTTACTTTCCTGTCCAACAAACTCCATACATAATGAGAGACCTACCAAGAAGATTCTAGAAGTGCATAAGATGTTTCCTCTTCCGATAGATGAAACTGTGCTACCA GGTGTCTATCATTGTGGTTACCACTCTGAGAAATCATATGGAGCAACATCCTATCTTATCACCCATCCTGAAGGAAATATACTGGTTGATTG TCCGAGATACAAGGAGAAACTGGTACGGAACATTGAGATGCTTGGGGGAGCACGCTACATGTTTTTGACTCACAA GGATGATGTAGGAGATCACGAGAAGTGGTCCAAGCGGCTTAAATGTGAGAGGATTCTTCATTCAGGAGAT GTAGAGGCTTCTACTGCAGATGTTGAGATGAAACTTCATGGGGAAGGTCCGTGGAGCATTGGAAATGATTTTGAGCTTGTCCATACTCCAGGCCATACAAAA GGCTCTGTATGCTTGTATTATAAGCCACTGAAGGTTCTTTTCACTGGAGATCATCTTGCCAAATCTGAAGAATCTGACGATTTAGTTATCTTTCCAATTTATAATCGTCATTCAG TTAGCCTGCAACTGGACAGCGTTAAGAAGCTAATCAACCTGAACTTTGAATGGATCCTACCAG GACACGGTCGGCGAATCAGGTTTAAGGACAACCAAGAGAAGAATTCAGCTTTAGAAGCCTGTCTGGACAAACAGCTTCTATATGCCTGA
- the LOC109727412 gene encoding uncharacterized protein LOC109727412 isoform X2, with translation MALRGAIFLRPQPHPPPLPSPSPYARRFRRSLVVVVAAAAASRRRRPQNADGEFFVDHRCIDCDTCRWMAPEVFARVDGKSAVTKQPSSEDEMIKALQGVYHCGYHSEKSYGATSYLITHPEGNILVDCPRYKEKLVRNIEMLGGARYMFLTHKDDVGDHEKWSKRLKCERILHSGDVEASTADVEMKLHGEGPWSIGNDFELVHTPGHTKGSVCLYYKPLKVLFTGDHLAKSEESDDLVIFPIYNRHSVSLQLDSVKKLINLNFEWILPGHGRRIRFKDNQEKNSALEACLDKQLLYA, from the exons ATGGCATTGAGAGGCGCCATTTTTCTCCGCCCACAACCtcaccctcctcctctcccctctccctctccctacGCCCGTCGCTTCCGCCGctccctcgtcgtcgtcgtcgctgccgccgccgcgagTCGTCGGCGGCGCCCGCAAAACGCCGATGGCGAGTTCTTCGTCG ATCACCGGTGCATCGATTGCGATACGTGCCGTTGGATGGCTCCG GAAGTGTTCGCCAGGGTTGATGGAAAATCTGCAGTAACGAAGCAGCCGAGTTCGGAGGATGAAATGATCAAAGCCTTGCAG GGTGTCTATCATTGTGGTTACCACTCTGAGAAATCATATGGAGCAACATCCTATCTTATCACCCATCCTGAAGGAAATATACTGGTTGATTG TCCGAGATACAAGGAGAAACTGGTACGGAACATTGAGATGCTTGGGGGAGCACGCTACATGTTTTTGACTCACAA GGATGATGTAGGAGATCACGAGAAGTGGTCCAAGCGGCTTAAATGTGAGAGGATTCTTCATTCAGGAGAT GTAGAGGCTTCTACTGCAGATGTTGAGATGAAACTTCATGGGGAAGGTCCGTGGAGCATTGGAAATGATTTTGAGCTTGTCCATACTCCAGGCCATACAAAA GGCTCTGTATGCTTGTATTATAAGCCACTGAAGGTTCTTTTCACTGGAGATCATCTTGCCAAATCTGAAGAATCTGACGATTTAGTTATCTTTCCAATTTATAATCGTCATTCAG TTAGCCTGCAACTGGACAGCGTTAAGAAGCTAATCAACCTGAACTTTGAATGGATCCTACCAG GACACGGTCGGCGAATCAGGTTTAAGGACAACCAAGAGAAGAATTCAGCTTTAGAAGCCTGTCTGGACAAACAGCTTCTATATGCCTGA
- the LOC109727321 gene encoding uncharacterized protein LOC109727321 isoform X2: MKFGIRDRYHCTRGGAHPDPNANHISEHFVSPTLPLLLNHKKTRPDLIAEYKQGPSYLSPLSLCNWETLNFSPSPLYALRETMTSLVSSHRQNLPLQIHESLIRTRSNKAQCVGCSNIKYHVGGFLFAKSRQLVSFRGRTERRRLVCARAVSDDAELNDDEDEGQEKGSEKEEMNLGLSREDLERIVGTDDSTFSGIDLATLIRKKYGRSYDVQLIKKEFLGRSLLAMNVMWKYMEQAVSIFIDMDESGGRSSEWIYK, translated from the exons ATGAAATTTGGTATTCGAGATAGGTATCACTGTACTAGGGGTGGGGCGCACCCCGACCCAAATGCCAACCACATTTCCGAGCACTTTGTTTCTCCaactctccccctcctcctcaaTCACAAAAAAACTCGCCCCGATTTAATCGCCGAGTACAAACAAGGCCCTTCTTAtttatctcctctctctctatgtaatTGGGAAACCCTAAATTTCTCTCCCTCCCCTTTATATGCTCTCCGAGAG ACAATGACAAGTCTTGTATCGAGCCACCGCCAGAATTTACCATTGCAAATTCACGAGAGTTTGATACGGACGAGATCGAATAAAGCACAGTGCGTCGGATGTTCAAATATAAAGTATCATGTGGGAGGATTCTTGTTTGCTAAAAGTCGACAACTCGTGAGTTTCCGTGGAAGGACAGAACGTCGAAGATTGGTCTGTGCTAGAGCTGTCAGTGATGATGCCGAATTGAACGATGATGAAGATGAAGGCCAAGAAAAAGGAAGCGAAAAAGAAGAG ATGAATCTTGGGTTATCCCGCGAAGACTTGGAGAGGATTGTTGGGACGGATGATTCAACCTTTAGCGGCATAGATCTTGCAACTCTTATCAGGAAAAAGTACGGTAGATCGTATGACGTCCAGCTTATAAAGAAG GAATTCCTGGGGAGAAGTCTTCTGGCAATGAATGTCATGTGGAAGTACATGGAGCAA GCAGTGAGCATTTTCATAGACATGGATGAGTCGGGCGGCCGTTCCAGCGAATGGATCTACAAATGa
- the LOC109727439 gene encoding retinol dehydrogenase 12-like — MGSSSATTSSSSGEGGGEGAAMVGRRRRKEGLGWIEWGRGWCGVVGEFLFQRIAASHLENPLPLPPLDGTTFVVTGATSGIGLEIARQLAESGAHVVMAVRRPKLAHDLIQKWQNEKSEMGMPLNIEVMELDLLSLDSVAKFADAWNARLAPLHVLINNAGIFAIGEPQRFSKDGYEEHLQVNHLAPALLSMLLLPSLLRGSPSRIINVNSIMHYVGFVDTEDMNLTSGKKKYTSLWGYSNSKLAQVKFSSILYKRIPAEAGINVLCVSPGIVHTNVARDLPKIVVAAYHLIPYFIFDAQEGSRSTLFAATDPQIPEYCGLLKADEWPVCACISHDCRPMNASEEAHNLETSQEVWEKTLEMIGLPLDALEKLIEGEEVQCRYGSKPE; from the exons ATgggctcctcctccgccaccacctcctcctcctccggcgagggcggcggcgagggcgccGCCATGgtggggcggaggaggaggaaggaggggTTGGGGTGGATCGAGTGGGGGCGGGGCTGGTGCGGCGTCGTGGGCGAGTTCCTGTTCCAGCGCATCGCCGCGAGCCACCTCGAGaaccccctccccctccccccgcTCGACGGGACCACCttcgtcgtcaccggcgccacCAGCGGCATCGGCCTCGAGATCGCCag GCAGCTTGCAGAATCTGGAGCACATGTCGTGATGGCTGTAAGGAGACCGAAGTTAGCTCATGACCTGATCCAGAAATGGCAGAATGAGAAATCCGAAATGGGTATGCCACTTAATATCGAG GTGATGGAGCTTGATTTGCTCTCCCTCGACTCTGTCGCAAAGTTTGCTGATGCTTGGAATGCTCGATTAGCACCATTACATGTATTAATCAATAATGCAGGCATTTTTGCTATTGGAG AGCCACAACGGTTTTCAAAGGATGGGTACGAAGAACACTTACAAGTGAACCATCTGGCCCCAGCGTTACTATCAATGTTGCTTTTGCCTTCCCTTCTTCGAGGCTCTCCCAGTAGAATTATAAATGTTAACTCCATT ATGCATTATGTGGGTTTTGTTGACACGGAAGATATGAACTTGACATCTGGGAAAAAGAAATACACAAGTTTATGGGGATATTCAAATAGCAAATTGGCACAG GTAAAGTTCAGCAGCATCCTTTATAAGAGAATTCCTGCTGAAGCCGGTATTAATGTACTTTGTGTTTCCCCTGGAATTGTTCACACAAATGTT GCCAGGGATCTGCCCAAGATTGTAGTAGCTGCTTATCATCTAATCCCCTACTTCATATTCGATGCCCAGGAAG GTTCTAGAAGCACTCTCTTCGCGGCCACCGACCCGCAAATCCCCGAATACTGCGGGTTATTAAAGGCTGATGAATGGCCTGTTTGCGCCTGCATCTCGCACGACTGCCGCCCGATGAATGCATCGGAAGAAGCGCATAACCTGGAGACTTCGCAAGAGGTGTGGGAGAAGACACTGGAAATGATCGGGCTCCCTTTGGATGCTTTGGAGAAGCTTATCGAAGGGGAGGAAGTTCAGTGCCGTTATGGATCGAAGCCCGAGTGA